One Alosa alosa isolate M-15738 ecotype Scorff River chromosome 22, AALO_Geno_1.1, whole genome shotgun sequence DNA segment encodes these proteins:
- the LOC125287893 gene encoding uncharacterized protein LOC125287893 has translation MANTSLSTVIETRSFYGGKEVRGPPSKVVKTLFPPKENSSPGAAGVQKRVTAVKRAPSSLPKAKRQKRFVQKKAAAVTKLVLDHHEDRVTHLESRLADRTAQLAAEKARVAERDAENDRLKAEVNNLKRELQQLRETSHLESHRDILQEMRAGIGELQATLREQRSYSTPERPMPRCTSTPAPETSSLQMSPLALSITLNDSRYGCLLFRSIVTEEHYKAWSKTTNWDGAKGKRALPQNVKNFVVSTLQRKFPAMGRSELKDCINKINEFLRKHARSSQGFNVL, from the exons ATGGCA AATACAAGCCTGTCTACTGTGATTGAGACCAGAAGTTTCTACGGCGGGAAAGAAGTAAGAGGACCCCCTTCCAAAGTGGTGAAGACTCTCTTCCCACCAAAGGAGAACTCATCTCCTGGAGCTGCGGGCGTGCAAAAAAGA GTGACTGCAGTGAAACGTGCGCCATCATCTTTGCCGAAAGCAAAACGTCAGAAGCGTTTCGTCCAAAAAAAGGCG GCAGCTGTTACAAAGCTGGTTCTGGACCATCATGAAGACAGGGTCACACATCTGGAAAGCCGTCTGGCCGACAGAACAGCGCAGCTTGCAGCAGAGAAAGCTCGAGTAGCCGAGAGAGACGCCGAGAATGATCGGTTGAAAGCGGAGGTCAACAACCTCAAACGAGAGCTTCAACAACTCCGAGAGACCAGCCACTTGGAGAGCCACAGAGACATTTTACAGGAGATGAGAGCTGGAATCGGAGAACTTCAGGCGACGCTACGTGAGCAGAGAAGTTATTCGACGCCTGAGAGACCAATGCCCAGGTGCACCTCGACACCAGCTCCAGAAACGTCCTCCTTGCAGATGTCTCCATTGGCCCTCTCCATCACACTCAACGACAGCAGATACGGATGCCTGCTCTTCAGGTCCATCGTCACAGAGGAACACTATAAAGCCTGGAGCAAAACCACCAACTGGGATGGAGCGAAGGGCAAGCGAGCACTGCCgcaaaatgtgaaaaactttGTGGTCTCAACACTACAACGAAAGTTCCCTGCTATGGGGAGGAGTGAACTGAAGGACTGCATCAATAAGATCAACGAATTCCTCCGCAAACACGCCAGATCTTCCCAGGGATTCAACGTGCTTTAA